In one window of Macaca thibetana thibetana isolate TM-01 chromosome 5, ASM2454274v1, whole genome shotgun sequence DNA:
- the PCDH10 gene encoding protocadherin-10 isoform X1: protein MIVLLFFALLWMVEGVFSQLHYTVQEEQEHGTFVGNIAEDLGLDITKLSARGFQTVPNSRTPYLDLNLETGVLYVNEKIDREQICKQSPSCVLHLEVFLENPLELFQVEIEVLDINDNPPSFPEPDLTVEISESATPGTRFPLESAFDPDVGTNSLRDYEITPNSYFSLDVQTQGDGNRFAELVLEKPLDREQQAVHRYVLTAVDGGGGGGVGEGGGGGGGAGLPPQQQRTGTALLTIRVLDSNDNVPAFDQPVYTVSLPENSPPGTLVIQLNATDPDEGQNGEVVYSFSSHISPRARELFGLSPRTGRLEVSGELDYEESPVYQVYVQAKDLGPNAVPAHCKVLVRVLDANDNAPEISFSTVKEAVSEGAAPGTVVALFSVTDRDSEENGQVQCELLGDVPFRLKSSFKNYYTIVTEAPLDREAGDSYTLTVVARDRGEPALSTSKSIQVQVSDVNDNAPRFSQPVYDVYVTENNVPGAYIYAVSATDRDEGANAQLAYSILECQIQGMSVFTYVSINSENGYLYALRSFDYEQLKDFSFQVEARDAGSPQALAGNATVNILIVDQNDNAPAIVAPLPGRNGTPAREVLPRSAEPGYLLTRVAAVDADDGENARLTYSIVRGNEMNLFRMDWRTGELRTARRVPAKRDPQRPYELVIEVRDHGQPPLSSTATLVVQLVDGAVEPQGGGGSGGGGSGEHQRPSRSGGGETSLDLTLILIIALGSVSFIFLLAMIVLAVRCQKEKKLNIYTCLASDCCLCCCCCGGGGSTCCGRQARARKKKLSKSDIMLVQSSNVPSNPAQVPVEESGGFGSHHHNQNYCYQVCLTPESAKTDLMFLKPCSPSRSTDTEHNPCGAIVTGYTDQQPDIISNGSILSNETKHQRAELSYLVDRPRRVNSSAFQEADIVSSKDSGHGDSEQGDSDHDATNRAQSAGMDLFSNCTEECKALGHSDRCWMPSFVPSDGRQAADYRSNLHVPGMDSVPDTEVFETPEAQPGAERSFSTFGKEKALHSTLERKELDGLLSNTRAPYKPPYLKLLWRQLRGETHVAQDQGLSTTT, encoded by the exons ATGATTGTGCTATTATTCTTTGCCTTGCTCTGGATGGTGGAAGGAGTCTTTTCCCAGCTTCACTACACGGTACAGGAGGAGCAGGAACATGGCACTTTCGTGGGGAATATCGCTGAAGATCTGGGTCTGGACATTACAAAACTTTCGGCTCGCGGGTTTCAGACGGTGCCAAACTCAAGGACCCCCTACTTAGACCTCAACCTGGAGACCGGGGTGCTGTACGTGAACGAGAAAATAGACCGCGAGCAAATCTGCAAACAGAGCCCCTCCTGTGTCCTGCACCTGGAGGTCTTTCTGGAGAACCCCCTGGAGCTGTTCCAGGTGGAGATCGAGGTGCTGGACATTAATGACAACCCCCCCTCTTTCCCGGAGCCGGACCTGACGGTGGAAATCTCTGAAAGCGCCACACCAGGCACTCGCTTCCCCTTGGAGAGCGCATTCGACCCAGACGTGGGCACCAACTCCTTGCGCGACTACGAGATCACCCCCAACAGCTACTTCTCCCTGGACGTGCAGACCCAGGGGGATGGCAACCGATTCGCTGAGCTGGTGCTGGAGAAGCCACTGGACCGAGAGCAGCAAGCGGTGCACCGCTACGTGCTGACCGCGGTGGacgggggaggagggggaggagtaggagaaggagggggaggtgGCGGGGGAGCAGGCCTGCCCCCCCAGCAGCAGCGCACCGGCACGGCCCTACTCACCATCCGAGTGCTGGACTCCAATGACAATGTGCCCGCTTTCGACCAACCCGTCTACACTGTGTCCCTACCAGAGAACTCGCCCCCAGGCACTCTCGTGATCCAGCTCAACGCCACTGACCCGGACGAGGGCCAGAACGGTGAGGTCGTGTACTCCTTCAGCAGCCACATTTCGCCCCGGGCGCGGGAGCTTTTCGGACTCTCGCCGCGCACTGGCCGACTGGAGGTAAGCGGCGAGTTGGACTATGAAGAGAGCCCAGTGTACCAAGTGTACGTGCAAGCCAAGGACCTGGGCCCCAACGCCGTGCCTGCGCACTGCAAGGTGCTAGTGCGAGTGTTGGATGCTAACGACAACGCGCCAGAGATCAGCTTCAGCACCGTGAAGGAGGCGGTGAGCGAGGGTGCGGCGCCCGGCACTGTGGTGGCCCTTTTCAGCGTGACTGACCGCGACTCAGAGGAGAATGGGCAGGTGCAGTGCGAACTACTGGGAGACGTGCCTTTCCGCCTCAAGTCTTCATTTAAGAATTACTACACCATCGTTACCGAAGCCCCTCTGGACCGAGAGGCGGGGGATTCCTACACCCTGACCGTAGTGGCCCGGGACCGGGGCGAGCCTGCGCTCTCCACCAGTAAGTCGATACAGGTACAAGTGTCGGATGTGAACGACAACGCGCCGCGTTTCAGCCAGCCGGTCTACGACGTGTATGTGACTGAGAACAACGTGCCTGGCGCCTACATCTATGCGGTGAGCGCCACCGACCGCGATGAGGGCGCCAACGCCCAGCTTGCCTACTCTATCCTCGAGTGCCAGATCCAAGGCATGAGCGTCTTCACCTACGTGTCTATCAACTCTGAGAACGGCTACTTGTACGCCCTGCGCTCCTTCGACTATGAGCAGCTCAAGGACTTCAGTTTTCAGGTGGAAGCCCGGGACGCTGGCAGCCCCCAGGCGCTGGCGGGTAACGCCACTGTCAACATCCTCATAGTAGATCAAAATGACAACGCCCCTGCCATCGTGGCGCCTCTACCAGGGCGCAACGGGACTCCAGCTCGTGAGGTGCTGCCCCGCTCGGCTGAGCCGGGTTACCTGCTCACCCGCGTGGCCGCCGTGGACGCGGACGATGGCGAGAACGCCCGGCTCACTTATAGCATCGTGCGTGGCAACGAAATGAACCTCTTTCGCATGGACTGGCGCACCGGGGAGCTGCGCACAGCGCGCCGAGTCCCGGCCAAGCGCGACCCCCAGCGGCCTTATGAGCTGGTGATCGAGGTGCGCGACCATGGGCAGCCGCCCCTGTCCTCTACCGCCACCCTGGTGGTTCAGCTGGTGGATGGCGCCGTGGAGCCCCAGGGCGGGGGCGGGAGCGGAGGCGGAGGGTCAGGAGAGCACCAGCGCCCCAGCCGCTCTGGCGGCGGGGAAACCTCGCTAGACCTCACCCTCATCCTCATCATCGCGTTGGGCTCGGTGTCCTTCATCTTCCTGCTGGCCATGATCGTGCTGGCCGTGCGTTGCCAAAAAGAGAAGAAGCTCAACATCTACACTTGTCTGGCCAGCGattgctgcctctgctgctgctgctgcggtGGTGGAGGTTCGACCTGCTGTGGCCGCCAAGCCCGCGCGCGCAAGAAGAAACTCAGCAAGTCGGACATCATGCTGGTGCAGAGCTCCAATGTGCCCAGTAACCCGGCCCAGGTGCCGGTGGAGGAGTCCGGGGGCTTTggctcccaccaccacaaccagaaTTACTGCTACCAGGTCTGCCTGACCCCAGAGTCCGCCAAGACCGACCTGATGTTTCTTAAGCCCTGCAGCCCTTCGCGGAGTACGGACACTGAGCACAACCCCTGCGGGGCCATAGTCACCGGTTACACCGACCAGCAGCCTGATATCATCTCCAACGGAAGCATTTTGTCCAACGAG actaaACACCAGCGAGCAGAGCTCAGCTATCTAGTTGACAGACCTCGCCGAGTTAACAG tTCTGCATTCCAGGAAGCCGACATAGTAAGCTCTAAGGACAGTGGTCATGGAGACAGTGAACAGGGAGATAGTGATCATGATGCCACCAACCGTGCCCAGTCAGCTG GTATGGATCTCTTCTCCAATTGCACTGAGGAATGTAAAGCTCTGGGCCACTCAGATCGGTGCTGGATGCCTTCTTTTGTCCCTTCTGATGGACGCCAGGCTGCTGATTATCGCAGCAATCTGCATGTTCCCGGCATGGACTCTGTTCCAGACACTGAGGTGTTTGAAACTCCAGAAGCCCAGCCTGGGGCAGAGCGGTCCTTCTCCACCTTTGGCAAAGAGAAGGCCCTTCACAGCACTCTGGAGAGGAAGGAGCTGGACGGACTGCTGTCTAATACGCGAGCGCCTTACAAACCACCATATTTGA
- the PCDH10 gene encoding protocadherin-10 isoform X2 has translation MIVLLFFALLWMVEGVFSQLHYTVQEEQEHGTFVGNIAEDLGLDITKLSARGFQTVPNSRTPYLDLNLETGVLYVNEKIDREQICKQSPSCVLHLEVFLENPLELFQVEIEVLDINDNPPSFPEPDLTVEISESATPGTRFPLESAFDPDVGTNSLRDYEITPNSYFSLDVQTQGDGNRFAELVLEKPLDREQQAVHRYVLTAVDGGGGGGVGEGGGGGGGAGLPPQQQRTGTALLTIRVLDSNDNVPAFDQPVYTVSLPENSPPGTLVIQLNATDPDEGQNGEVVYSFSSHISPRARELFGLSPRTGRLEVSGELDYEESPVYQVYVQAKDLGPNAVPAHCKVLVRVLDANDNAPEISFSTVKEAVSEGAAPGTVVALFSVTDRDSEENGQVQCELLGDVPFRLKSSFKNYYTIVTEAPLDREAGDSYTLTVVARDRGEPALSTSKSIQVQVSDVNDNAPRFSQPVYDVYVTENNVPGAYIYAVSATDRDEGANAQLAYSILECQIQGMSVFTYVSINSENGYLYALRSFDYEQLKDFSFQVEARDAGSPQALAGNATVNILIVDQNDNAPAIVAPLPGRNGTPAREVLPRSAEPGYLLTRVAAVDADDGENARLTYSIVRGNEMNLFRMDWRTGELRTARRVPAKRDPQRPYELVIEVRDHGQPPLSSTATLVVQLVDGAVEPQGGGGSGGGGSGEHQRPSRSGGGETSLDLTLILIIALGSVSFIFLLAMIVLAVRCQKEKKLNIYTCLASDCCLCCCCCGGGGSTCCGRQARARKKKLSKSDIMLVQSSNVPSNPAQVPVEESGGFGSHHHNQNYCYQVCLTPESAKTDLMFLKPCSPSRSTDTEHNPCGAIVTGYTDQQPDIISNGSILSNETKHQRAELSYLVDRPRRVNSSAFQEADIVSSKDSGHGDSEQGDSDHDATNRAQSAGMDLFSNCTEECKALGHSDRCWMPSFVPSDGRQAADYRSNLHVPGMDSVPDTEVFETPEAQPGAERSFSTFGKEKALHSTLERKELDGLLSNTRAPYKPPYLTRKRIC, from the exons ATGATTGTGCTATTATTCTTTGCCTTGCTCTGGATGGTGGAAGGAGTCTTTTCCCAGCTTCACTACACGGTACAGGAGGAGCAGGAACATGGCACTTTCGTGGGGAATATCGCTGAAGATCTGGGTCTGGACATTACAAAACTTTCGGCTCGCGGGTTTCAGACGGTGCCAAACTCAAGGACCCCCTACTTAGACCTCAACCTGGAGACCGGGGTGCTGTACGTGAACGAGAAAATAGACCGCGAGCAAATCTGCAAACAGAGCCCCTCCTGTGTCCTGCACCTGGAGGTCTTTCTGGAGAACCCCCTGGAGCTGTTCCAGGTGGAGATCGAGGTGCTGGACATTAATGACAACCCCCCCTCTTTCCCGGAGCCGGACCTGACGGTGGAAATCTCTGAAAGCGCCACACCAGGCACTCGCTTCCCCTTGGAGAGCGCATTCGACCCAGACGTGGGCACCAACTCCTTGCGCGACTACGAGATCACCCCCAACAGCTACTTCTCCCTGGACGTGCAGACCCAGGGGGATGGCAACCGATTCGCTGAGCTGGTGCTGGAGAAGCCACTGGACCGAGAGCAGCAAGCGGTGCACCGCTACGTGCTGACCGCGGTGGacgggggaggagggggaggagtaggagaaggagggggaggtgGCGGGGGAGCAGGCCTGCCCCCCCAGCAGCAGCGCACCGGCACGGCCCTACTCACCATCCGAGTGCTGGACTCCAATGACAATGTGCCCGCTTTCGACCAACCCGTCTACACTGTGTCCCTACCAGAGAACTCGCCCCCAGGCACTCTCGTGATCCAGCTCAACGCCACTGACCCGGACGAGGGCCAGAACGGTGAGGTCGTGTACTCCTTCAGCAGCCACATTTCGCCCCGGGCGCGGGAGCTTTTCGGACTCTCGCCGCGCACTGGCCGACTGGAGGTAAGCGGCGAGTTGGACTATGAAGAGAGCCCAGTGTACCAAGTGTACGTGCAAGCCAAGGACCTGGGCCCCAACGCCGTGCCTGCGCACTGCAAGGTGCTAGTGCGAGTGTTGGATGCTAACGACAACGCGCCAGAGATCAGCTTCAGCACCGTGAAGGAGGCGGTGAGCGAGGGTGCGGCGCCCGGCACTGTGGTGGCCCTTTTCAGCGTGACTGACCGCGACTCAGAGGAGAATGGGCAGGTGCAGTGCGAACTACTGGGAGACGTGCCTTTCCGCCTCAAGTCTTCATTTAAGAATTACTACACCATCGTTACCGAAGCCCCTCTGGACCGAGAGGCGGGGGATTCCTACACCCTGACCGTAGTGGCCCGGGACCGGGGCGAGCCTGCGCTCTCCACCAGTAAGTCGATACAGGTACAAGTGTCGGATGTGAACGACAACGCGCCGCGTTTCAGCCAGCCGGTCTACGACGTGTATGTGACTGAGAACAACGTGCCTGGCGCCTACATCTATGCGGTGAGCGCCACCGACCGCGATGAGGGCGCCAACGCCCAGCTTGCCTACTCTATCCTCGAGTGCCAGATCCAAGGCATGAGCGTCTTCACCTACGTGTCTATCAACTCTGAGAACGGCTACTTGTACGCCCTGCGCTCCTTCGACTATGAGCAGCTCAAGGACTTCAGTTTTCAGGTGGAAGCCCGGGACGCTGGCAGCCCCCAGGCGCTGGCGGGTAACGCCACTGTCAACATCCTCATAGTAGATCAAAATGACAACGCCCCTGCCATCGTGGCGCCTCTACCAGGGCGCAACGGGACTCCAGCTCGTGAGGTGCTGCCCCGCTCGGCTGAGCCGGGTTACCTGCTCACCCGCGTGGCCGCCGTGGACGCGGACGATGGCGAGAACGCCCGGCTCACTTATAGCATCGTGCGTGGCAACGAAATGAACCTCTTTCGCATGGACTGGCGCACCGGGGAGCTGCGCACAGCGCGCCGAGTCCCGGCCAAGCGCGACCCCCAGCGGCCTTATGAGCTGGTGATCGAGGTGCGCGACCATGGGCAGCCGCCCCTGTCCTCTACCGCCACCCTGGTGGTTCAGCTGGTGGATGGCGCCGTGGAGCCCCAGGGCGGGGGCGGGAGCGGAGGCGGAGGGTCAGGAGAGCACCAGCGCCCCAGCCGCTCTGGCGGCGGGGAAACCTCGCTAGACCTCACCCTCATCCTCATCATCGCGTTGGGCTCGGTGTCCTTCATCTTCCTGCTGGCCATGATCGTGCTGGCCGTGCGTTGCCAAAAAGAGAAGAAGCTCAACATCTACACTTGTCTGGCCAGCGattgctgcctctgctgctgctgctgcggtGGTGGAGGTTCGACCTGCTGTGGCCGCCAAGCCCGCGCGCGCAAGAAGAAACTCAGCAAGTCGGACATCATGCTGGTGCAGAGCTCCAATGTGCCCAGTAACCCGGCCCAGGTGCCGGTGGAGGAGTCCGGGGGCTTTggctcccaccaccacaaccagaaTTACTGCTACCAGGTCTGCCTGACCCCAGAGTCCGCCAAGACCGACCTGATGTTTCTTAAGCCCTGCAGCCCTTCGCGGAGTACGGACACTGAGCACAACCCCTGCGGGGCCATAGTCACCGGTTACACCGACCAGCAGCCTGATATCATCTCCAACGGAAGCATTTTGTCCAACGAG actaaACACCAGCGAGCAGAGCTCAGCTATCTAGTTGACAGACCTCGCCGAGTTAACAG tTCTGCATTCCAGGAAGCCGACATAGTAAGCTCTAAGGACAGTGGTCATGGAGACAGTGAACAGGGAGATAGTGATCATGATGCCACCAACCGTGCCCAGTCAGCTG GTATGGATCTCTTCTCCAATTGCACTGAGGAATGTAAAGCTCTGGGCCACTCAGATCGGTGCTGGATGCCTTCTTTTGTCCCTTCTGATGGACGCCAGGCTGCTGATTATCGCAGCAATCTGCATGTTCCCGGCATGGACTCTGTTCCAGACACTGAGGTGTTTGAAACTCCAGAAGCCCAGCCTGGGGCAGAGCGGTCCTTCTCCACCTTTGGCAAAGAGAAGGCCCTTCACAGCACTCTGGAGAGGAAGGAGCTGGACGGACTGCTGTCTAATACGCGAGCGCCTTACAAACCACCATATTTGA